The stretch of DNA TAGCAAAGAAGCATGAGCCTGAGGTCCAGGTCTTGCCAACGTCTAGAGAATGGGAAGAGAGGAGGATTAGGAAGGAGACTCAGCAGGTCAGCCAATGAACTGGGAGGAAAACCAGAACAGTATGATATCTTGGATCAAGAATGTAACATCTCCTTTGACCGGAAAGAGATGGGGATAtacctttatatttttgttttttattcatgcATATAATACCTTGTATGTTTTATAACATGTGATTAGGATCATatttacacataaaataaatttcaatatgTTAAAGTGCAACAAAAAAGTGATTTGACTGTTGAATTTAGAGgaaaaatatagacaaaattGTAGACATTCTTATATAATATAATTGAGTAtgtccatttttattaaaaaattattagtgtATCATGCCATAAACACTTCTGATGCCAGTGTTTCCACTTAGTTGCAGAGAATGTCATCAGACAAAAGAAACACTGGCTAGCAAGGAAGGCTGGACACACTGAACTCACAGTCTCTCATTTTAGTGACAAGGTAAGGTGTGATGCTGAAGGTGTGCTGATAGTCCTGGATCCCATTTCCTATGTCAGGAGACACGAAGTGCTCTCACTCCATGACTTctaggaaagaaaatgtaaactcCCTGAGTCAGTGTTAAAGGCCAACCCTGGCATTGGTTATTATTGCCTcctctgtttttatctttatatgtgtgtcaatgctttattttaaaaaaacatatatttcttaAGACAAGGTCTGGCTGTCATTcaggcagtggcataatcttggctcactctaacctctgcctcctgggctcaagtgattctcctgcctcagcctcccgagtagctggctggactacaggtgtgcaccaccaggcctggctaattttgtagtttttgtagagacagggtttccctatgttacccaggctggtctcaaactcctggactcaagcaatcctgtcacctcagccccacaaagtgctgggattacaggggtgagtcatcatgcccagcctcgCTTAATGCTTTTAAAGTGATGGTAAGCACTTATACTGTCATGGATGATGCCACGTACCAACCTAAACAATTAGAATGAATATTAAAAAGGGGCTTTGAAGAGATAGGaagtaagaaaaagaggaaaaagttaaAGTCATGGTTTACtaacttgattctttttttttttttgaaacggagtttcactcttgttacccaggctggaatacaatggcgtgatctcagctcactgcaacctctgcttcctgggttcaagtgattctcttgcctcagcctcccgagagtagctgggattacgggtgcatgccaccacatctagctaatttgtatctttagtagagacagggtttctccatgttggtcatgctggtcttgatctcccgacctcaggtgatccgcccaccttggcctccccaagtgtgggattacaggtgtgagctactgtgcccggccactaaCTTGATTCTGTAAGACACTCAAAGTTGTGTGCAGCCATCTGATGAACTTCAGACTGGAGGCAGGAACGACTCTTGGGGAACCCCAATCCAAGCAGCACCAGAACAGTTTATATGTATGGGTTCTGCataagactgtttcaaaaaagaattgtgcctctaaaaattatttgagcacgtctgttttggggtatgtgaTGAGGGACTGTGAATCCCAAATTGAACAAAATGGGATCACTGTGATGGGCCACCCTGGTGCAAGGAATCAGAAGTCTGGGACAGGCAACTGGGGCCTGGTTTAATGCAATTTCAGCAAAGGCAAGAAAGTGGCAGAAAAGAACATGTTTATGTAGTCCCTCCTACTAGGCAGtactattttcatttctctctttctaattTTAGATCTTCAGCTCTGTAAATGCCATCCTTGATCTTTCTGTTTTTGGGAATGAAGTTACTCTAGAAACTCTGGTAAAGGACCTGAAAAAGAAAATCCCCACTTTAAGCTTCAGTCCTTTGAAACCCAATGGAAGAATCACCGTGGAAGGATCATTTCTGGCTGTCAAGAGGCTCAAAGAATCTTTGCTAGTAAGAGCAAgctctttcttagaaaaaaacagaaattttaccaGTGAGGGAAGAAAGTGGAATAGACGAAATCCCCAAAAGAATCTACAGAGAAGTAATAACTATTTGGTGTCAGTCAGGACCTTAGTACCTGAGACTGCTAGAAATGGAGAGATGCTTGTGCTTGACACAGACATTTTTCTTTACCTGAAACACAGGTGTGAATTTTATGAAAGCACACTGAAAAAATTCCACATTCTTAGTGAGGAGAAAATAGACGGTGAAATCACCACCATTTACTTAAAAAACTTTCAAGTTGGTTCTCAGCCAAATAATGCAAAACATGTAAAAGAGCTCATTGAGGAATGGTCACATGCTCTTCACTTAGAGCTTagaaaagagacatttattttgaaaggaaaggaaaatagagagaaaagaatgatCAAATCAGCATGTGAACAATTAAGTTCGAGATACCGTGGAGTCCTGACGAGCTTTTATAGGACACACATTGACATTATAGGATCTTCTTCTGACacttacctgtttaaaaaaggGGTCATGAAATTAATAGGACAAAAGGTTAGTTAATAAAATCTCAGCAATATCGTGTTAAGGGCTGCTTTCTCTTGCTGAGCGGTGAGCATTGCCATGAATGAGGCTAGCTTTACACACCCTATTTCATTAATCCTTATGCTTGCTCAAACTTCCTTGTCAGTGTTAGCAATCCTCATGTTATAGTGAAATAAACTAAGATTTGGAGAAGTTAAAACACTTTTCTGAAGTTATCCAGTTGACAAGGAATGAGGCTGGGGCTTAGCCTATTCTATCTGATTACAAAGATAATATCAAAGgaataaaactttgaaaaaaactcaccaaactTTGAAGGAAGCTTTCTCTGTAACTCCAAATGATTAGAAAATGATAATTATTAAGAAGTAGCCTTAACATATGAGAAGTTTGAAAGATGATTATTATGCCAtgggcaaattctttttttttttttttttgagacggagtcttgctctgtcgccaggctggagtgcggtgatgcaatctcagctcactgcaacctccgccttctgggttcaagtgattctcctgccttagccccctcagtagctgggattacaggcatgtgccaccacgcccagctaatttttgtatttttagtacagacggggtttcactatgttggccatgatggtactgatctcctgaccttgtgatctgcccgtgttggtgtcccaaagtgctggggatacaggtgtgagccaccgtgactggccacCATGgtcaattttttaacttttgcagTTTGTGTTTActccatgtaaaattagaatactgGCAAAAATCACTTGGGAAACTACTTAGATGGAAAGCATTTCTGATGTACACAATCATTATTTGACTAAATTCTATTGTTTCAAGGCTGCTGGCCACATAGGATGTTTTTACTACTACTTATTTAGCCCAAGTGCCtacataaaatgttatttcttttgttataaTTCTGCAAGTTGATCTTATGAACTGGGTTATTCTTGTCACACCCAACTAAAATAGTCAAGAAGCTAGGGGGGAAAAATACTTGGGACACATAACATTGCTTCAAGAATGTAATTCTCTGTGAGCCTGGCTACTGAAACTGCTTGCCGTAACCTGAGACCAGTTTTGTCTATAGCTGCTGAGATAACTTGCTGTAACTCTAGACTAATTTTTCCCTATAGCCATTGCCCACCAATTGGAGCTTGCCAGCTCCTCAGAGCTTTACTGATACCAATGAACTTTCTCTTAAGGCCACAAGtaacattcttctttttaaataaaaccctcaaccttctctttgttctttggacATACTAAAGATCACCTAGaattgaaattctttcttctgaaataaaacatttaaatttagagttttgtgtgtacatttttattttgactttgacATACATGGTATCAGAAGTGGGACACAAAGCCGACTCACCTAAGGGAGAATCACTGGCCATTGGAGCTATGGCATGAGGCATCCATATTGAGGCCCTTTGAAACCCCCACATTCCCACCACTCTTACAGGtccccctttctccctccagTGATTATCTCTTGGACAGAACTCTCAAATACGTTTTGAGTTCTGTTTTATTTGGAATATGGTTCAGAGGGGTCTTTCTCCTTCTTGTTTGGTAGATCTGTTGGGTAGTTATTTTCCCTCTGTTGACCTCGGTGTCATGGATTGGAccttgagatttgggtgagggaATTTTCCCTTTCTTTGGAGAGGGCTTATCCTTACTGGTaagtatatgcttttttttttctgtctggccTTGTATCTATTTGGCCTTTGTGTATTCAGTGCTTGCATTTAATTAGCTTTTATACAGTTGGCATTAAATCAAAGCAACTATAAAATGAGCTCTCAAAGTTCAAAGGCATGTCAGAATATTTTCTAGAACTCCAGCTGATAACATATTCAAACATTATTGGAATCCTGTAGTCTGTTGTTgttaaaactaaatgaaaatatggAGGCTATAAAATCATATACTCCAAGTAAGATATGCATATCTCATTGATATCCtgaggcaaaaaaacaaaaacaaaacaaaatacattcatGATGCAAATATTGCCTTGTTAAAAAATACTGtcggctgggcatgctggctcacacctgtaatcctagcacttttgggaggctgaggtgggtggatcacctgaggctgggagttcaagaccagcctgattaacatggagaaaccctgtctctactaaaaatacaaaattgg from Callithrix jacchus isolate 240 chromosome 6, calJac240_pri, whole genome shotgun sequence encodes:
- the RBM43 gene encoding RNA-binding protein 43, with amino-acid sequence MGAGTKNETKTCLLGPLPTQRVSLAVGFLRPPRARFCSDMASVLNVKESKDSERTVVVAGLPVGLFIDQLLVILVKKHFQDIKNEGGDVEDVIYPTRTKGVAYVIFKEKKVAENVIRQKKHWLARKAGHTELTVSHFSDKIFSSVNAILDLSVFGNEVTLETLVKDLKKKIPTLSFSPLKPNGRITVEGSFLAVKRLKESLLVRASSFLEKNRNFTSEGRKWNRRNPQKNLQRSNNYLVSVRTLVPETARNGEMLVLDTDIFLYLKHRCEFYESTLKKFHILSEEKIDGEITTIYLKNFQVGSQPNNAKHVKELIEEWSHALHLELRKETFILKGKENREKRMIKSACEQLSSRYRGVLTSFYRTHIDIIGSSSDTYLFKKGVMKLIGQKVS